In Carassius gibelio isolate Cgi1373 ecotype wild population from Czech Republic chromosome B2, carGib1.2-hapl.c, whole genome shotgun sequence, a single genomic region encodes these proteins:
- the LOC127951526 gene encoding uncharacterized protein LOC127951526 isoform X2, which yields MARLTLSVIFCGMAFATVFMPAMDGAAEVKTDNMSSLKKLVRSRRNVAYSRSLPDFWGWYKYFTQTNNQEGIEDMDRMYLVYLQNKHRVEEGRSYNHYLTHLSEIYKACAYSDDPDCIAESTSKPKAKMVMPVPVRQATVTVCNPYLDPYCLYAVRPKAAEEEEPSPAPEKVPAPILSPLLPLSLKTTPAYYYAPVLEPFLPAEQRAELLRICNPSDTECLQYHLRAAYGYRSPLGPLPSYAHLGCDPTKDPYCQPKLVARSPTGLYHLHPTCNPATDPLCVMNVVAPAAQTSSNAEAPKENLPENVAPEYAVPRFEDFLRGYMGGYKK from the exons ATGGCCAGACTTACATTATCTGTTATATTCTGTGGAATGGCTTTTGCAACTGTCTTTATGCCAG CTATGGATGGCGCTGCTGAGGTGAAGACAGACAACATGTCATCGCTGAAAAAGCTGGTCCGTAGCAGGAGGAATGTTGCCTACTCCAGGAGTCTGCCTGATTTTTGGGGCTGGTATAAATACTTCACGCAGACCAACAACCAGGAGGGA ATTGAGGACATGGATCGCATGTACCTTGTTTACCTGCAGAACAAGCACAGAGTAGAAGAGGGACGCTCCTACAACCATTACCTCACTCACCTGAGCGAAATTTACAAAGCCTGTGCCTACTCCGATGACCCAGACTGCATTGCAGAATCCACCAGCAAACCCAAAGCCAAGATGGTCATGCCTGTTCCCGTGAGGCAAGCTACTGTGACAGTGTGCAACCCTTACCTCGACCCCTACTGCCTCTATGCTGTTAGACCAAAAGCTGCAGAAGAAGAAGAGCCTTCTCCCGCCCCAGAAAAGGTTCCTGCTCCAATTCTGTCCCCTCTACTCCCTCTGTCTCTTAAAACCACGCCAGCTTACTATTATGCTCCAGTCTTAGAGCCTTTCTTGCCAGCTGAGCAGAGGGCGGAACTGTTGCGTATCTGCAATCCTTCAGACACCGAGTGTTTGCAGTACCACCTGCGCGCTGCTTATGGCTACAGGTCCCCGCTTGGACCTCTGCCCTCCTACGCTCACCTTGGATGTGATCCTACCAAAGATCCTTACTGTCAGCCCAAGCTGGTGGCCAGATCACCTACAGGTTTGTATCACCTGCACCCCACTTGTAACCCCGCCACTGACCCCCTTTGCGTCATGAATGTAGTTGCACCTGCAGCCCAGACCAGTAGCAACGCGGAAGCCCCCAAAGAGAATCTCCCTGAAAATGTGGCCCCTGAGTACGCAGTTCCAAGATTCGAGGACTTCCTGAGAGGCTATATGGGTGGCTACAAGAAATGA
- the LOC127951526 gene encoding uncharacterized protein LOC127951526 isoform X1, whose translation MARLTLSVIFCGMAFATVFMPDFTKAGPVGRNEEEDAMDGAAEVKTDNMSSLKKLVRSRRNVAYSRSLPDFWGWYKYFTQTNNQEGIEDMDRMYLVYLQNKHRVEEGRSYNHYLTHLSEIYKACAYSDDPDCIAESTSKPKAKMVMPVPVRQATVTVCNPYLDPYCLYAVRPKAAEEEEPSPAPEKVPAPILSPLLPLSLKTTPAYYYAPVLEPFLPAEQRAELLRICNPSDTECLQYHLRAAYGYRSPLGPLPSYAHLGCDPTKDPYCQPKLVARSPTGLYHLHPTCNPATDPLCVMNVVAPAAQTSSNAEAPKENLPENVAPEYAVPRFEDFLRGYMGGYKK comes from the exons ATGGCCAGACTTACATTATCTGTTATATTCTGTGGAATGGCTTTTGCAACTGTCTTTATGCCAG ACTTTACGAAGGCTGGTCCTGTAGGACGCAATGAAGAAGAGGATG CTATGGATGGCGCTGCTGAGGTGAAGACAGACAACATGTCATCGCTGAAAAAGCTGGTCCGTAGCAGGAGGAATGTTGCCTACTCCAGGAGTCTGCCTGATTTTTGGGGCTGGTATAAATACTTCACGCAGACCAACAACCAGGAGGGA ATTGAGGACATGGATCGCATGTACCTTGTTTACCTGCAGAACAAGCACAGAGTAGAAGAGGGACGCTCCTACAACCATTACCTCACTCACCTGAGCGAAATTTACAAAGCCTGTGCCTACTCCGATGACCCAGACTGCATTGCAGAATCCACCAGCAAACCCAAAGCCAAGATGGTCATGCCTGTTCCCGTGAGGCAAGCTACTGTGACAGTGTGCAACCCTTACCTCGACCCCTACTGCCTCTATGCTGTTAGACCAAAAGCTGCAGAAGAAGAAGAGCCTTCTCCCGCCCCAGAAAAGGTTCCTGCTCCAATTCTGTCCCCTCTACTCCCTCTGTCTCTTAAAACCACGCCAGCTTACTATTATGCTCCAGTCTTAGAGCCTTTCTTGCCAGCTGAGCAGAGGGCGGAACTGTTGCGTATCTGCAATCCTTCAGACACCGAGTGTTTGCAGTACCACCTGCGCGCTGCTTATGGCTACAGGTCCCCGCTTGGACCTCTGCCCTCCTACGCTCACCTTGGATGTGATCCTACCAAAGATCCTTACTGTCAGCCCAAGCTGGTGGCCAGATCACCTACAGGTTTGTATCACCTGCACCCCACTTGTAACCCCGCCACTGACCCCCTTTGCGTCATGAATGTAGTTGCACCTGCAGCCCAGACCAGTAGCAACGCGGAAGCCCCCAAAGAGAATCTCCCTGAAAATGTGGCCCCTGAGTACGCAGTTCCAAGATTCGAGGACTTCCTGAGAGGCTATATGGGTGGCTACAAGAAATGA